From a region of the Castanea sativa cultivar Marrone di Chiusa Pesio chromosome 10, ASM4071231v1 genome:
- the LOC142612000 gene encoding uncharacterized protein LOC142612000, whose amino-acid sequence MDRSQSFNAPPYFDGSNYAFWKVHMHAFLCAIDETVWDSIENGWVRLTTAKSEWDKAALGLENVNSKAINAIFCGFSIDEFYRISHVKTTKDAWTILETTYKGTKKVKDTKLQMLTTRFEEVKMSDDESFDSFYGRLNEIVIAKLNLGEKIEDAKVVRKVLRSLPKSFGVKVTAIEESKDLDEIKIQELVSSLQTYELRLPSYKSSKSLALKTINERTGDSSDKDDVEGVAYLAKNFRKFLKMKNKGKSFIKGRFSSSKMIKENSRRRMGKNHHQPKKFDLESSNSDAEGKCDSDGNYSAFMAITTIDSRDELSELVDDLGVHSEREKVDVSDDKHVYLNEGEKNLQEVYDALLEDCGKYTKVAKSAVKKMKKIEEEHKSTLVQLKDAKCEVEELKEELLNAYSKIKFLELKIIQADVKVERIFTKKLDSVLSSQKPSNDKTGLGYTGEGSSSSGPKKEMKFVLAKNVEKPKVEIPIVEKKVISPRPKEKGRSLPKNQRGPHVKHFCHHCGVQGHTRPNCFRHSRGLTLCMVKITQEEYQKEIKLKEKMKDNSLEKLWRC is encoded by the exons ATGGATAGATCTCAATCCTTTAATGCACCTCCATACTTTGATGGGAGTaactatgctttttggaaagtaCATATGCATGCTTTTCTTTGTGCTATTGATGAGACGGTGTGGGACTCCATTGAAAATGGTTGGGTAAGACTCACAACAGCCAAATCCGAATGGGATAAGGCTGCTCTTGGTTTGGAAAATGTCAATAGCAAAGCTATTAATGCTATCTTCTGTGGTTTTTCTATTGATGAGTTCTACAGGATTTCGCATGTGAAGACCACCAAAGACGcgtggaccattcttgagacaaCCTACAAAGGTACCAAGAAGGTTAAGGACACCAAGCTTCAAATGCTCACTACTCGATTTGAGGAAGTGAAGATGAGTgatgatgagtcatttgattccTTTTATGGAAGACTCAACGAGATTGTTATTGCCAAGCTAAATCTTGGAGAGAAGATTGAAGACGCCAAAGTGGTGAGGAAAGTCTTGAGATCCTTACCCAAGAGTTTTGGGGTTAAGGTAACCGCCATTGAGGAGAGCAAGGATTTGGACgaaatcaaaattcaagaacttgTTAGCTCtcttcaaacctatgagctcAGACTGCCCTCCTACAAGTCAAGCAAATCACTAGCTCTCAAAACCATAAATGAGAGAACCGGTGATTCCTCTGATAAAGATGATGTTGAAGGGGTGGCATATCTTGCAAAGAACTTCCGAAAATTTCTTAAGATGAAGAATAAAGGGAAGTCGTTTATCAAAGGGAGATTCTCATCATCCAAAATGATAAAAGAGAATTCAAGAAGAAGGATGGGAAAGAATCATCATCAACCTAAGAAATT TGACTTGGAGAGCTCAAATTCCGATGCGGAAGGAAAATGTGATAGTGATGGAAACTATTCAGCTTTCATGGCAATTACCACTATTGATTCTAGAGATGAATTGAGCGAGTTGGTTGATGATCTTGGTGTACATTCCGAAAGAGAAAAGGTTGATGTTTCGGATGACAAGCATGTGTACCTCAACGAGGGTGAAAAGAATCTTCAAGAAGTGTACGATGCATTGCTTGAAGATTGTGGCAAATATACCAAAGTTGCAAAGAGTGCTGttaaaaagatgaagaaaattgaagaagagcataaaTCCACTCTTGTGCAACTTAAGGATGCTAAATGTGaagttgaagagttgaaggAAGAGTTGCTGAATGCCTACTCtaaaatcaagtttcttgaaCTTAAAATAATTCAAGCAGATGTCAAAGTGGAGCGCATTTTTACTAAAAAACTTGACAGCGTGCTCTCATCTCAAAAGCCTTCAAATGACAAGACTGGTTTGGGCTACACTGGTGAAGGAAGCTCAAGTAGCGGACCTAAGAAGGAGATGAAGTTTGTGTTGGCAAAGAATGTAGAGAAGCCCAAGGTTGAGATCCCCATTGTTGAGAAGAAAGTCATTAGTCCAAGACCAAAGGAAAAAGGGAGGTCATTGCCCAAAAATCAAAGGGGACCTCATGTGAAGCAtttctgtcatcattgtggcgtACAAGGACATACAAGGCCAAATTGCTTCAGGCACTCAAGAGGGCTGACTCTTTGCATGGTTAAGATAACTCAAGAAGAATATCAAAAGGAAATCAAGCtaaaggagaaaatgaaggacaaCTCATTGGAGAAGTTATGGAGATGTTGA